Below is a window of Thermodesulfomicrobium sp. WS DNA.
CGGCGTCGGATCATCTGTCGGTGTGCCGGGTGGACGTGGGAGGCGCGGAGCTTCTTCCCATCGTATGTGGGGCCCCCAATGTGGCGGCGGGGCAGATCGTGCCGGTGGCTCCCGTGGGCACCACGCTTCCGGGGGGCATGACCATCCAAAAGGCCAAGCTGCGCGGGGAGCGTTCGTGGGGCATGATCTGCTCGGAGCGGGAATTGGGCTTGGGAGAGAGCCATAGCGGCATCATGGTGCTCGACCCGAAGCTTTCCCCTGGGGTGCCCGTGCCGGATGCCTTGGGCCTGGAGCGCGTGGTGCTCGATGTGAGCATTACTCCCAACCGTGCGGATTGTCTTTCTGTTTTGGGCCTGGCGCGGGAAACGGCCGCGGCCTTTGGATTGCCGGTGCACCTTCCCCAGGTGCGGCTCACCGAGGCCGGGGAACCCTGGTCGCTTGCCGTGGAGGCGGAGGCCGAGGCCTGCTCGCTCTATCAGGCCCGATTGATCCGTTCCCTTTCGGTTGCCTCGAGTCCGGATTGGATGCGCTACCGCCTTCTTGCCTGTGGTATGCGGCCGCGCAACAATCTCGTGGATGTCACCAACTACGTGCTCTTGGAGACGGGCCAGCCCCTGCACGCCTTTGACGCGGACCGTCTGCGCGGGGGGTGCATCCGGGCGGCCCGGACTTCGCAGCCGCTGGAATTCACCACCTTGGATGGCCAGGTGCGGCGCATGGAGCCTGGGGACATCCTCATTTGGGATGCCCAAGGACCGGTGGCGGTGGCCGGCGTCATGGGCGGGCAGGATTCGGAAGTCACGGAGACGACCACGAACGTGCTTTTGGAGAGCGCGGTGTTCCACCCGCTCACGGTGCGGCGCACGGCCCGGCGCTTGGGGATCGCCAGCGAGGCGGCGTATCGCTTCGAACGCGGAGTGGATCAGCTCGCTACGACGTGGGCTCTCGACCGGGCTGCCGCCCTCATGGCGGAGCTTGCCGGCGGCGTGGTCGCCCCGGGAGTGGCGGGGGCAGAGCCGGTACCGTATGCCCCGCGCTCGGTGTCCTTCCGCCCTCGGCGGGTTTTCGAGGTCCTCGGAGTGGATCCGGGCGAGGAATTTGCCCACAAGACCTTGGTGTCCTTGGGATGTGCCGTCATGAACCACGGGGACGCCTGGGAGGTCACCTTGCCCTCGTTCCGGCTGGATCTGGAGCGGGAGATCGATTTGGTGGAAGAGGTGGCCCGGTTTTACGGCATGGACCGCATCCCGGCGGTGCTCCCGCCGGTGTCGTTGTCCCTCGATGCCCTGGCGCAGGCGGACACGAGCTTTGCGGAGACGGCTGCGGTCAAGGCATGGGGCAAGGGCGTCGGACTGTTGGAAGCGGTGAACTACAGCTTCGTGAGCGCCGCAGACATAACGCGGTGCGGCCTTTCCCTGGAGCGCGCTGTCCGCGTGGCCAACCCCTTGAGTGAGGACATGGAAGTGCTGCGCACCGATTTGGTGCCAGGGATGCTGCGCGCCTTGCGCCACAATATCGCGGGCGGAACGACCCGTGTGCGGCTCTTTGAGGTGGCGCGGGTATTCGTTTCGGATCCCCAGAAGGAAACCACGGTGGCGGAGGCGCTGCGTTTGGCCATTCTCCTGCATGGTGCGCGTTTTGCCGAGCGGGCGCCGTATCCGCGCGGGGAGGTGGCGTTTGCCGATATCAAGGGTCTGGTAGAGCATTTGCTTGTGCATTTGGGCTTGGGGCCGTGCCGTTGGCAAGCGGAGCCGGCCCGGCCGTATCTGGCCGAGCAAGCCACGGTGTGGGTGGATGGCCGCAGCCTCGGTGCAGTGGGCCGCATCGTGCCCAGTATCGCCGATGCCTATGAGGCGCGCGGGGCGGTGTGGTACGCAGACCTCGATCTGGAGCAGCTTTTGGCCATGGCCCGGCAGTCCCGCGTGCGTTTCACCCCCTTGGCGCGCTTCCCGGTGGTGCGCCGAGACGTGACCTTGCGCATGGGCTGGGACATTTCCGTGGATCAGGTGCTCGCCGCAGTGGCGGCCATGCAGGAGCCGTTGGTGGACGAACACTTCGTCTTGGACGTCTACCACCCGCAGGACGCTGCGGTACGCCATGTGACAGTACGCGTGGTGTATCGGCACCCCGAGCGGACCCTCAAAGACAAGGAAGTGGACGCGGCCCATAGTCGGCTGGTTTCCCGTATTGTGCAGCAATTGCCTGTCCAGGTGGTGTGAGGTCCATGGCGGCGCGGCGCTACCGCATCGGTGAGGTGGCGGCACTTTTGGGGGTGCGGACGTCCACCCTGCGGTTTTGGGAGACAGAGTTTCCGGAAGCCTGTGCGCAGCGCACCTCCACCGGGCAGCGCTACTACACCGAAGAGGCCGTGGCCATGCTGCGCCGCATCAAGGAACTGGTGCACCAGGAAGGACTGACCCTGGCCGGGGCCCGTCGCCGCCTGCGCCAGGAGGCGCTTGACGATGCGGCGGACGATCTTTGGGAAGAAGTTGTGCGCGACTTGGAAGTTCTGTACGATCTGCTCGCCACTCCTTCGGCAGCGGGGAGCCCAAGCCACGGAGGTCTCCATGGCTAGTGTGCACAAGATTTTTATGGCCAAGGATGGAAGCGCCGCTTTCGTCTGTCCGGCATGCGGTCGGGAGAAGGTGTTCGATGCCCGGGCCTTTTTGGACAAAAATCCACGCTTTGACGTGCGCTGCTCCTGCGGCCAGGTAACACCTGTCCTCTTGGAATTTCGCAAATATTTCCGCAAGAAAGTCCGCTTGGTTGGGCTTTGCACCGTGGAACGCACGGGCCAGGAATACCCCATCGAAGTGCGGGACGTATCCTTGGAGGGCGTGGGTTTTGCCCTGGCGGACAAGACGGTCGTGCCGGACATGCTCCCTGGAGACGTGGTGGAGGTGCGCTTTCGCCTCGACAACCGCGCCAAAAGCCGCGTGGAGCGCCGCGGCGAGATCCGCACCCTGCGCGGGGAATTTGTCGGCGTGGAGTTTTTTCCCGTGGCCTATGACAAGGACCTGGGCGGCTATCTTTTGGGAACGTGACCATAAGGAGATCTCGCATGCGACTGGCCCAGCGAATGCAAGCCATCCGGCCTTCAGCCACCTTGGCGGTCAATGCCAAGGCCCAGGAGCTGCGCGCTGCAGGTAAACCCATCGTGAGTCTGGCCGTGGGCGAGCCGGACTTTCCCACCCCGGCGCACGTGGTGGAAGCGGCCCACCAGGCCCTGCGCGATGGATTCACCCGCTATACCCCCGTGCCGGGCATTGCCCCGCTGCGCGAGGCCGTGGCGGCTTCTTTTGCGCGCCATGGCGTCACCACGGCTGGCCCGGAGCATGTGATGGTGACCAATGGCGGCAAGCAGGCCCTCTTCAACCTCTTTCTCGCCCTTTTGGATCCGGGCGATGCGGTGCTTGTCCCCGCGCCGTACTGGGTGAGCTATCCGGATATGATCGCCCTGGCGCAAGGGGTGCCGGTGGTGGTGCCCACCGAGCCGGAACGGGGCTTCTTGGTGGACCTCGACGCCTTGGATGCGGCCTGCACGCCACGCACGCGTATGCTGGTCCTCAATTCGCCCTCCAATCCCACGGGCGCGCACTACACCCAGGAGGCCATGGACCAATTGGCCGCCTGGGCCCATGACCGGGGGATCTTCGTGGTGAGCGACGAGATCTACGACCAGTTGGTGTACCCGCCGGCAGCGCCAGCCTCCCTGGCCCGGTGGTGGGAGCGTCACCCGGAAGGGTTCGCCGTGGTCAACGGCCTGGCCAAGAGCCATGCCATGACCGGCTGGCGTGTGGGCTACGTCTTGGCCCATGCGGACCTCATCAAGGCCATGATCAAGATCCAGGGGCAAAGCACGTCCAACATCTGTTCCATTGCCCAGAAGGCGGCCTTGGCTGCGCTCACGGGCGACGACGCCTGTGTCCAGAGCATGCGGCAGGCCTTCCAGCGCCGTCGGGATTTGGCCATGGACATGGTGCAGACGTGGCCCAAGGTGGTGTGTCCCAAGCCGCAGGGGGCGTTTTATCTCTTTCCTCGGGTGGACGCCCTGTACTCGCCGGCGGTGCCGGATTCCGCCGCCATGTGCGCCTATCTCCTCGAGGCCGCATCCGTGGCGTTGGTGCCGGGTGCGGCCTTCGGCGATGACCGCTGTATTCGCATTTCCTATGCCGTGGACGACGCCACGCTGACCGAAGCCCTTGGGGCCATAGGTCAGGCGTTGGCGCGTCTGTGCTAGGGGAGGTCGCTATGGGGATTCATCAGACACCCGCGTGGCAGGCGTTGGCCGAGCACGCCCGGCAGATGCAGCGCATCCATCTGCGTCAGCTCTTTGCCGAGGACCCGGATCGCTTTACCCGCTTCCACCGCCGCATCCCTGGGCTGTTGGTGGATTTTTCCAAAAACTGGATCACGGACCGCACCCTGGCCTTGCTGATGGACCTCGCCGTGGCCGCGGATCTTCCCGCGCGTCGGGACGCCATGCTGCGCGGCGAGCGCATCAATTCCACGGAAAAGCGGGCCGTGCTCCATACCGCCTTGCGCCGACCGCGAGGGGCGTCGCTTCTGCTGGACGGCCGGGACGTGGTGGCGGACGTGCACGCGGTACTGGACCAGATGGAACACTGGGTCGAGGCGGTGCGCAGCGGTGCGTGGCGGGGATACACCGACCGGCCCATCACCGATGTGGTCAATATCGGCATCGGCGGCTCTGATCTCGGGCCGCGCATGGCGGTACATGCCTTGGGGGCTTACGCCGCCAAACATTTGCGTTTCCATTTCGTCTCCAACATTGATCCCACCCACATGGCTCGGGTGCTGGAGGTGGTGCTCCCGGAGACCACGGTCTTCTTGGTGGCCTCCAAGACCTTTACCACCCAGGAAACCCTGGCCAACGCCCACGCGGCCCGTGCCTGGTTTCTGCGCTCCGCCACCGAGGCCGACATCGCCCGGCATTTCGTGGCCATGTCCACCAATACCGAGGCGGTGCGTGCCTTTGGCATCGACCCTGCCAATATGTTTGGTTTTTGGGACTGGGTGGGCGGCCGCTACTCGGTGTGGTCGGCCATCGGCCTTTCGGTCGCCTTGGCCATCGGCATGGAAGGATTCCGGGAGTTTTTGGCGGGCGGCCACGACATGGACACCCATTTCGCCACTGCCCCGCTTGCGGACAACATCCCCGTGATCTTGGGTCTGCTGCGGGTGTGGTACCGCGATTTCTGTGGTCTTTCCTCGTGCGCGGTCCTTCCGTACGACCAGTATCTCGAACATTTTCCCAGTTATCTCCAGCAACTGGATATGGAGAGCAACGGCAAGGGCGTGACCCATGCTGGAGTCCCGGTGCAGTATGCCACGGGCCCGGTGCTGTGGGGACAGGTGGGCACCAATGGGCAGCACGCCTTCTACCAGCTCCTCCATCAGGGGACGAGCGTGGTGCCGTGCGACTTCTTGGCCCCGAGAGCGCCGCTCCACCCCTTGGGCGACCAGCACCGCATGCTGCTGGCCAATTTCCTTGCCCAGACCGAGGCCCTCATGCGCGGCCGCACCCTGGAGGAGGCCCGGCAGGCCCTGCGCCATCTGCCAGAAGCGGAGCGGGAGCGCCTTGCCCCGCACAAGGTCTTTCCGGGCAACCGGCCGTCCACGTCCATCGTGTACGACCGCCTGACCCCGCGCACCTTGGGTCGGCTCATCGCCCTCTACGAGCACATGGTGTTCGTGCAAGGCGTGATCTGGGACATCAATTCCTTCGACCAGATGGGCGTGGAGCTGGGCAAAGAGCTGGCGGGCGCCTTGCTGCCGGAGCTGGTGCCCGGAGCGGCGGTGGGCGAGCATGACGCCTCCACCGCGGCCTTGGTGCGGTATCTGCGCGCCGAAGACGACACCCCCGCCGGGGACTAGGTCTGGGCCGGGCGGGGAAACCTTTGCCATACCATGCGCTATAATCCCTTTCGCGTCGATCCCGCCCACCCCTTCCAACTGGTCCGTTTTCTCTCCGCAAGCTCGTTGGTGTTGGTGCTCGGCGCCGGACTGGTGCTTGCCGCGGTGCTCACCAACACCGTGCGCGCGGCGTTTTTGGACAAGAACCGCGCCTTTGCCCAGCTTTTGGCGGAAAATCTCAATCACCAGATCTATCGGCGCTTCACCTTGCCGGTGGTGCTCGCCTTTGGCCGGGTGGAGCTCAAGCGCAAGGATCAGTACGAGCGCCTGGATCAGGTGGTCGAGTCCACCATCCATTCCTTCCATGTGCTGGAAATCCGCATCTACAACGACGCCGGAGAAGTGGTGTACGCCACCCAGCCCCATTTGGTGGGGCGTACGGACCTGAGTGATGGGGCGGTGCGCGCCGCGGTTGAGGCAGGCCGCACCACCATGGAAGAGGTCCATGCGCGCTCGTGGTGGGCCGCTTTTCTCGACCCCACCCCTGAGGCAGAGAGCGTGGTGCTGCGCACGGTCTATCCGCTGCGGGCGGAGGCGGATCTGCGGTTTCGGGAAAACCCTGGTCCCCTTTTGGGGGTGCTCGAAATCACCCAAGACATCAGCCACGATTCCGGCACCGTGGTGCGCCTGCAGCTCTCCATTTTGGTGGCGACCCTCGTCTCGTCCGCGGTGCTCTACGGCCTCATGGTCTTTCTCATCCGCAAGGCGGACCGGGTGCTGGTGGAGCGGGCCCGGGAGCGGGAACGCCTGGAGCGCGAGCTTGCGCAAAACGAAAAGCTGGCCTCCATGGGCCGCATGGTGGCGAGCATCGCCCACGAGATCCGCAATCCCTTAGGCATCATCCGCAGCAGCGCCGAGCTCTTGCGCAAGAAAGAGGCAGATCCGTCGAGCCCCAGCGCGCGCATGCTCGAGGCCATCTTCGAAGAATCCAAGCGCCTCAGCCAGATCGTCCATGACTTTTTGGACTACGCCCGGCCGCGGCAGCCTGCCATGGACGAGGTGGACCTCTATGCCCTGGCCCATCAGGCGGTGACCTTTTTGGGGCAGGATGGCCGCGTGCGCTTGGAAAACCGCTTGCCGGCGCCGTATCTGGTGCACGGGGACAAGGAGTTGATCTACCGCGCGCTCTACAACGTCCTGGCCAATGCGGTGGCGGTTTCCCCTGCGGGCGAGACGGTGACCGTGGAGCCGGTATGTCGGGAAGGATTGCGCGGCGTGCGGGTGCGGGACCGCGGCCCGGGTTTCGACCTTCAGATGCTGCCGCGCTACATCGAGCCGTTCTTCACCACCCGGGAGCAGGGGACCGGCCTTGGGCTCGCCATTGTCCACTCCGTCATGCAGGCCCATGGCGGCGAATTGCTGCTGGGCAATGCCGAAGAAGGCGGCGGTCAGGTGGACCTTGTGTTCTGTGAGCCGTGTTCGGAGAATTCCTCCTCACGTCCCCTGCTTTTTTCCTAACTCGCGCACGTCTCCCGCCAGCCCGACCAGGCTGTCGGAGCTGCTCCTCACGTCCCACGCTTTTTTTCCTCACTGTGCAGAGTCGTACGGGGATGGCTGCCAGAGCCGCTCTCCAAGCCCGGAGCTGCGCTGGGTGCGGCGGCTTGCCGCCTGAAGGATGCGCTCCGGATCGCCAAGGATGATGAGGCGAGAGCGGGCGCGGGTGATGGCCGTATAGACGAGTTCCCGAGACATCATGGGGTGATCGGCCTGGGGCAGGACGAGGACGACGGTTTCGGCTTCGGATCCCTGACTTTTGTGCACCGTGGTGGCATAGGCGCTTTCCACCGCGCCCAAGGCCGCCGGCGGCACCGAGCGCGGGCCGGCGAACCAGACGCGAAGTCCTCTGCCAGGAGCCGCCAGGGTGATCCCCACGTCCCCGTTGGCCAAATCCAGTTCCGGATCGTTGGCGAGTACGAGAATGAGGCGACCCGGAAACCATGGGTCCGAGGTGGTGCGGAGCATGCCCTCCAGGAGGGCGTTGGCGTGCTCCACGCCTCCGGGGCCGTGGCGCATGGGGCAAAGGATGCGCAGGCGGTCGATGGCGGCCAGGGCGGCATCGGGAGACAGGCGGCCGAGTGGTTTGAAGGCGGGAAGTGCATGACGGCCCAAGAGGGCTGCCAGTTCGGCTTCGGTGCGCCATGGGGAAATAGTGACGTCCGGCCAGGGTTGGGCGAGGATGAACTGCAGGCGCGGTGTATCGCCGGCGCGCAGGGCCTGGGCCAGGGCTTGGATGCCCGAGTCCTGGCGAAAACGGTAGGTGCGCCGCAAAGCGATCAGGTTTTCGGCAAGGGGCGGCGCGGGCGTGGGCAGGGCGGGAAGTTCCCAGCCGCAAAGCGTATGGGCCATGTCGGTGGTCTCCGGGCCCACGGCCTCGGGATCCGGGCTGCCGGTGAGACTTGCCAGCACCGCCCCTTCTTCCACGGAGGTGAGCTGGTGGGGATCGCCCAGGAGCACCAAGCGCGCCCCTTCGGGCAGTGCCCGTACCACATGCCAGGCGAGTTCTCCGTCCATGAGCGAGGTTTCGTCCACCGCGAGGAGATCCAGCGCCAGGGGGCGCGATGGGTCGCGCTGCGGCGTGCCGGATGCCCCCATCTCCAGCAGGCGGTGGATGGTGGAGGCTGTGGTGGGGATCAGACCCTGGATTTCCGAGGCAAGCGTGGGCCGCACCCTGTCGATGGCCTCGCGCATGCGCGCTGCGGCCTTGCCCGTGGGCGCGGCCAAAAGGATGCGGGGGCGTTTGCCCCATGCATGGACAGTGTGGGCGGCAAAGAGCGCCAGGGCCCGAGCCAGGGTGGTGGTTTTGCCGGTGCCCGGGCCGCCGGCGATGATGGTGAGTTGGCACCTGACCACCTGGAGGGCAGCCAGGGCCTGGAAGTCGGGTTCCGAGCCGAGGTTAGGGAAAAATCGCGGCAGGGCCGTGGCGAGCCAGGCCGTATCCACCTCGGGCCGGCATTGGGCCAGGTGGAGGAGGCGCTTCGCAAGTTCGGTCTCGTGGTGGTAATGTCGCCAGAGATAGAGGCGCCCCGAGCTTCGGGCCAGAGGGGCCGGATCGCCCTGGCTGCTGATCCACGGCATATTCGTGGCCGTCAGCTGGGGGGCGAGCCCGGCAGAGATGGCCTCCATCCGGGCGGTGAGTTCCCCTTCGGCAAGGCAGGTGTGTCCGCGTCGGGCCCCTTGGGAGAGCAGGGCTGCGGCCAGGGCCACGGCCAGGGGCGCGCCGAGGTGCGCGAGTGCCCCGGCGCTCAGGAGGTCTTGGGGGGTGAAGCCCAGCTCCGGGGCAAGGCGGGAAATCAGCTCTGGGGCAGGGAGCATAGGCGGCTGCGCATGGCGTGGATGGTTGGGGGATGGGCGGGGATATGGACGATGCCATGCCCGGGATAGCGGGGATGGATGCCGCGCACGAAAAGGAAGAAGGCCCCGCCCAAAAGTTCCAGGGGATCGCACCCTGGCATTCGTGCGGCGAGCAGGCGGTCGAGAGCGGCCAGATACAAGGCGGCCTGCAGATCGTAGCCGTGTTCCTCCATGATCTTGGCCATGGCGGCCGGGGTGTAGGCCTCCGGGGTTTCCCCCAACAGGTGGGTCTTCCAGTCCACCACGTAGTAGCGGCCGTGGATCTCCAGCACTGCGTCCACAAAGCCGGTGATCCATCCCGAGCCCACGTCGCGGGCAAAGGGGGGAGTGCGGCCATTGAAGGAGCGCGTCATTGCGGCGAGTTCCATGCGGCTGAGTCCTTGTGTGGGCAGAAGAAACTCCATCTCCGCCACCCAGCCTTGGT
It encodes the following:
- the pheT gene encoding phenylalanine--tRNA ligase subunit beta codes for the protein MLLGLSWLRQWTPFEGTAQELADRLTMLGLEVEDIRDPFAHLASVVTGRVVECVPHPASDHLSVCRVDVGGAELLPIVCGAPNVAAGQIVPVAPVGTTLPGGMTIQKAKLRGERSWGMICSERELGLGESHSGIMVLDPKLSPGVPVPDALGLERVVLDVSITPNRADCLSVLGLARETAAAFGLPVHLPQVRLTEAGEPWSLAVEAEAEACSLYQARLIRSLSVASSPDWMRYRLLACGMRPRNNLVDVTNYVLLETGQPLHAFDADRLRGGCIRAARTSQPLEFTTLDGQVRRMEPGDILIWDAQGPVAVAGVMGGQDSEVTETTTNVLLESAVFHPLTVRRTARRLGIASEAAYRFERGVDQLATTWALDRAAALMAELAGGVVAPGVAGAEPVPYAPRSVSFRPRRVFEVLGVDPGEEFAHKTLVSLGCAVMNHGDAWEVTLPSFRLDLEREIDLVEEVARFYGMDRIPAVLPPVSLSLDALAQADTSFAETAAVKAWGKGVGLLEAVNYSFVSAADITRCGLSLERAVRVANPLSEDMEVLRTDLVPGMLRALRHNIAGGTTRVRLFEVARVFVSDPQKETTVAEALRLAILLHGARFAERAPYPRGEVAFADIKGLVEHLLVHLGLGPCRWQAEPARPYLAEQATVWVDGRSLGAVGRIVPSIADAYEARGAVWYADLDLEQLLAMARQSRVRFTPLARFPVVRRDVTLRMGWDISVDQVLAAVAAMQEPLVDEHFVLDVYHPQDAAVRHVTVRVVYRHPERTLKDKEVDAAHSRLVSRIVQQLPVQVV
- a CDS encoding MerR family transcriptional regulator: MAARRYRIGEVAALLGVRTSTLRFWETEFPEACAQRTSTGQRYYTEEAVAMLRRIKELVHQEGLTLAGARRRLRQEALDDAADDLWEEVVRDLEVLYDLLATPSAAGSPSHGGLHG
- a CDS encoding PilZ domain-containing protein, with product MASVHKIFMAKDGSAAFVCPACGREKVFDARAFLDKNPRFDVRCSCGQVTPVLLEFRKYFRKKVRLVGLCTVERTGQEYPIEVRDVSLEGVGFALADKTVVPDMLPGDVVEVRFRLDNRAKSRVERRGEIRTLRGEFVGVEFFPVAYDKDLGGYLLGT
- a CDS encoding pyridoxal phosphate-dependent aminotransferase; the protein is MRLAQRMQAIRPSATLAVNAKAQELRAAGKPIVSLAVGEPDFPTPAHVVEAAHQALRDGFTRYTPVPGIAPLREAVAASFARHGVTTAGPEHVMVTNGGKQALFNLFLALLDPGDAVLVPAPYWVSYPDMIALAQGVPVVVPTEPERGFLVDLDALDAACTPRTRMLVLNSPSNPTGAHYTQEAMDQLAAWAHDRGIFVVSDEIYDQLVYPPAAPASLARWWERHPEGFAVVNGLAKSHAMTGWRVGYVLAHADLIKAMIKIQGQSTSNICSIAQKAALAALTGDDACVQSMRQAFQRRRDLAMDMVQTWPKVVCPKPQGAFYLFPRVDALYSPAVPDSAAMCAYLLEAASVALVPGAAFGDDRCIRISYAVDDATLTEALGAIGQALARLC
- the pgi gene encoding glucose-6-phosphate isomerase; amino-acid sequence: MGIHQTPAWQALAEHARQMQRIHLRQLFAEDPDRFTRFHRRIPGLLVDFSKNWITDRTLALLMDLAVAADLPARRDAMLRGERINSTEKRAVLHTALRRPRGASLLLDGRDVVADVHAVLDQMEHWVEAVRSGAWRGYTDRPITDVVNIGIGGSDLGPRMAVHALGAYAAKHLRFHFVSNIDPTHMARVLEVVLPETTVFLVASKTFTTQETLANAHAARAWFLRSATEADIARHFVAMSTNTEAVRAFGIDPANMFGFWDWVGGRYSVWSAIGLSVALAIGMEGFREFLAGGHDMDTHFATAPLADNIPVILGLLRVWYRDFCGLSSCAVLPYDQYLEHFPSYLQQLDMESNGKGVTHAGVPVQYATGPVLWGQVGTNGQHAFYQLLHQGTSVVPCDFLAPRAPLHPLGDQHRMLLANFLAQTEALMRGRTLEEARQALRHLPEAERERLAPHKVFPGNRPSTSIVYDRLTPRTLGRLIALYEHMVFVQGVIWDINSFDQMGVELGKELAGALLPELVPGAAVGEHDASTAALVRYLRAEDDTPAGD
- a CDS encoding histidine kinase dimerization/phospho-acceptor domain-containing protein: MRYNPFRVDPAHPFQLVRFLSASSLVLVLGAGLVLAAVLTNTVRAAFLDKNRAFAQLLAENLNHQIYRRFTLPVVLAFGRVELKRKDQYERLDQVVESTIHSFHVLEIRIYNDAGEVVYATQPHLVGRTDLSDGAVRAAVEAGRTTMEEVHARSWWAAFLDPTPEAESVVLRTVYPLRAEADLRFRENPGPLLGVLEITQDISHDSGTVVRLQLSILVATLVSSAVLYGLMVFLIRKADRVLVERARERERLERELAQNEKLASMGRMVASIAHEIRNPLGIIRSSAELLRKKEADPSSPSARMLEAIFEESKRLSQIVHDFLDYARPRQPAMDEVDLYALAHQAVTFLGQDGRVRLENRLPAPYLVHGDKELIYRALYNVLANAVAVSPAGETVTVEPVCREGLRGVRVRDRGPGFDLQMLPRYIEPFFTTREQGTGLGLAIVHSVMQAHGGELLLGNAEEGGGQVDLVFCEPCSENSSSRPLLFS
- the recD gene encoding exodeoxyribonuclease V subunit alpha, whose translation is MLPAPELISRLAPELGFTPQDLLSAGALAHLGAPLAVALAAALLSQGARRGHTCLAEGELTARMEAISAGLAPQLTATNMPWISSQGDPAPLARSSGRLYLWRHYHHETELAKRLLHLAQCRPEVDTAWLATALPRFFPNLGSEPDFQALAALQVVRCQLTIIAGGPGTGKTTTLARALALFAAHTVHAWGKRPRILLAAPTGKAAARMREAIDRVRPTLASEIQGLIPTTASTIHRLLEMGASGTPQRDPSRPLALDLLAVDETSLMDGELAWHVVRALPEGARLVLLGDPHQLTSVEEGAVLASLTGSPDPEAVGPETTDMAHTLCGWELPALPTPAPPLAENLIALRRTYRFRQDSGIQALAQALRAGDTPRLQFILAQPWPDVTISPWRTEAELAALLGRHALPAFKPLGRLSPDAALAAIDRLRILCPMRHGPGGVEHANALLEGMLRTTSDPWFPGRLILVLANDPELDLANGDVGITLAAPGRGLRVWFAGPRSVPPAALGAVESAYATTVHKSQGSEAETVVLVLPQADHPMMSRELVYTAITRARSRLIILGDPERILQAASRRTQRSSGLGERLWQPSPYDSAQ